One Echeneis naucrates chromosome 16, fEcheNa1.1, whole genome shotgun sequence DNA window includes the following coding sequences:
- the dnaja2b gene encoding dnaJ homolog subfamily A member 2b encodes MANVVDTKLYDILGVSPSASENELKKAYRKLAKEYHPDKNPDAGDKFKEISFAYEVLTNPEKKELYDRYGEQGLREGGGGGPGMDDIFSHIFGGGLFGFMGGQGRGRNGGRRRGDDMVHPLKVSLEDLYNGKTTKLQLSKNVLCGACNGQGGKAGAVQKCVACRGRGMRIMIRQLAPGMVQQMQSVCTDCNGEGEVINEKDRCRKCEGHKVCKETKLLEVHVDKGMKHGQKITFSGEADQAPGVEPGDIVLVLQEKDHEEFRREGNDLHMVQRIGLVEALCGFQMTVTHLDGRQLLVKYPPGKVIEPGCIRMVKGEGMPQYRNPFEKGDLYIKFDVQFPENNWISPEKLNELECLLPARAENPVISADAEEVDLTDFDRSQGSGGGARREAYNDSSDEEGGHHGPGVQCAHQ; translated from the exons ATGGCGAACGTTGTGGACACCAAGCTATACGACATTCTCGGAGTTTCACCATCTGCCTCTGAAAATGAACTTAAAAAG GCTTACCGTAAACTGGCCAAAGAGTACCATCCTGACAAGAACCCAGATGCTGGAGACAAG tttaaagagATCAGTTTTGCCTATGAGGTACTGACAAACCCAGAGAAGAAGGAGCTCTATGATCGCTATGGAGAACAAGGCCTACGAgagggaggaggcggagggCCTGGCATGGATGATATCTTCTCTCACATTTTTGGCGGAGGACTGTTTGGGTTCATGGGGGGGCAGGGCAGAGGACGGAatggaggcaggaggagaggagatgataTGGTGCACCCTCTgaa AGTTTCTCTTGAAGATCTCTACAATGGCAAAACTACCAAACTGCAGCTTAGTAAGAACGTGCTTTGTGGTGCCTGCAATGG TCAAGGGGGTAAGGCAGGAGCAGTGCAGAAGTGTGTGGCATGTAGAGGACGAGGTATGAGAATCATGATTAGACAGCTGGCCCCTGGGATGGTCCAACAGATGCAGTCAGTCTGCACAGACTGCAATGGAGAAG GTGAGGTGATAAATGAGAAGGACCGTTGCAGAAAGTGTGAGGGCCACAAGGTGTGCAAGGAGACTAAGCTTCTGGAAGTGCATGTGGACAAAGGCATGAAGCATGGACAGAAGATCACGTTCTCTGGGGAAGCTGACCAAGCCCCAGGTGTTGAGCCAGGAGATATAGTCCTGGTGCTGCAAGAGAAAGATCATGAG gaattcCGCCGTGAGGGCAATGACCTTCACATGGTCCAACGTATCGGCCTGGTTGAGGCTCTGTGTGGCTTCCAGATGACTGTCACACACCTGGATGGCCGTCAGTTGCTTGTCAAATACCCACCTGGCAAGGTCATTGAGCCAG GCTGTATTCGAATGGTGAAGGGAGAGGGGATGCCTCAATACAGAAATCCTTTTGAAAAGGGAGACCTTTACATTAAGTTTGATGTCCAGTTTCCTGAGAACAACTGGATTAGCCCTGAAAAACTGAAC GAACTTGAGTGTTTGCTCCCTGCTCGTGCGGAGAATCCAGTGATTTCGGCTGACGCAGAGGAAGTTGATCTGACAGATTTTGACCGGAGTCAAGGGTCAGGAGGTGGAGCCAGAAGAGAGGCCTACAATGATAGTTCTGATGAGGAAGGGGGTCATCATGGCCCAGGGGTGCAGTGCGCACACCAATAG
- the LOC115056226 gene encoding uncharacterized protein LOC115056226 — MAILRAEREKLSYNALLAARQSWDAWPHVSSPCQTEQAAVWLHDEEGRQQTTDFISLSPQQQAVLQLLVLTQEQERKCLVKLVHGVSLEDLQGPNPTLPCTEQGGSQNLTVLNNGCIKRLRQIHASLQTHNETHTPQEETNSPALQPDVQAHICRSAAWSQHKLRDCSLILLTQLLVLQEIQASTLLPPLVSKCGQNLQVLRDEYESKLRARCNTNLFHLLISGDPLSSSSMLIPNSNLVHSSNEEKKDQSCSTGGVQAPNITAGSSQFFSVAEMSRRGNAADGAVLEEMPYLEILCPSDATNKSLKAEGGPQEKEQGSLQSYEKQGSLIALAWSKPSENDTDCDAEAAGGGTGQSQDNESSLRTQVQLSDISSTGEYTQRGETSTESHDGDEEVKLTLIQADSKGHHGAQSAEKQRSTRGQYDSGLADSEAMIKERDKESTMTDEVQMRDPFSAMERERTMRSLVDMQRKVEQRQLRDRERQLLRVQERLLIVQNRKAEEDVLGLKHTDRLRHVTQDLPQEDKNQQKTVVRERLEQLRRERSYVMQSKRDRNTAGFKELLGPVGLHSRETEDKAE; from the exons ATGGCAATTCtcagagctgagagagaaaaactgtcTTATAATGCTCTTCTGGCAGCAAGGCAGTCCTGGGATGCATG GCCGCATGTCAGCAGTCCATGCCAAACAGAGCAGGCTGCTGTGTGGCTGCATGATGAGGAGGGGAGGCAGCAAACCACAGACTTTATTTCATTATCACCACAGCAG CAGGCAGTACTGCAGTTGCTCGTGCTGACTcaagagcaggagaggaagtgCCTGGTCAAGTTGGTGCACGGGGTCTCCCTCGAGGATCTGCAAGGGCCCAATCCCACACTGCCATGCACAGAACAAGGGG GCAGTCAGAATCTTACAGTTTTAAATAATGGCTGTATAAAAAGGCTGAGACAAATCCACGCcagcctgcagacacacaatgagACTCACACTCCCCAAGAGGAAACTAACTCTCCAGCACTCCAGCCCGACGTGCAGGCCCATATATGTAGATCAGCAGCATGGTCCCAACACAAGTTGAGGGATTGCTCCCTGATCCTCTTGACTCAACTGCTGGTGCTCCAAGAGATCCAAGCTTCTACATTACTGCCACCATTGGTGAGCAAG TGTGGACAGAATCTCCAAGTTCTGCGAGATGAGTATGAATCCAAACTTCGAGCACGGTGCAACACCAACCTGTTCCACCTCCTGATCTCAGGCGACCCTCTTTCTTCAAGCTCCATGCTCATCCCTAATTCAAACTTAGTACACAGCAGtaatgaggaaaagaaagatcAGTCCTGCAGCACTGGAGGAGTCCAGGCCCCAAACATCACTGCTGGGTcaagtcagtttttttctgtcgcAGAGATGAGCAGACGAGGAAATGCTGCTGATGGTGCAG TCTTGGAGGAGATGCCATACCTGGAGATCCTGTGTCCCTCGGATGCAACAAATAAAAGTCTAAAGGCAGAAGGAGGACCACAGGAGAAAGAGCAGGGAAGCCTTCAAAGTTACGAGAAACAGGGATCATTGATTGCTCTTGCTTGGAGCAAACCATCAGAAAATGACACCGACTGTGATGCAGAGGCTGCAGGTGGAGGCACAGGACAGAGCCAGGACAACGAGAGCAGTCTGAGGACACAAGTCCAACTCAGTGACATAAGCAGCACAGGTGAATACACACAGCGTGGGGAGACTTCTACAGAGAGCCATGACGGTGATGAAGAGGTGAAACTCACTTTGATCCAGGCTGATTCCAAAGGTCACCATGGTGCAcagtctgcagagaaacagcGCAGCACAAGAGGACAG taCGACTCTGGCCTCGCAGACAGTGAGGCAATgatcaaagagagagacaaagaatcCACAATGACAGATGAAGTTCAAATGAGAGATCCATTTTCAgcaatggagagagaaagaacaatgCGCAGCCTGGTGGACATGCAAAGGAAAGTGGAACAGAGGcagctgagagacagagagagacaactgTTAAGG GTTCAGGAGCGTCTGTTGATCGTCCAGAACAGAAAGGCAGAGGAGGACGTGCTGGGCCTGAAACATACTGACAGGTTAAGGCATGTCACACAAGACCTGCCACAG GAGGACAAGAACCAGCAGAAAACAGTAGTCAGAGAGCGGCTGGAGCAGCTGAGAAGAGAGCGCTCTTATGTCATGCAGTCCAAGCGAGACAG AAATACTGCAGGATTTAAGGAACTCCTGGGTCCAGTTGGCCtccacagcagagaaacagaggacAAAGCAGAGTAA